The Acidobacteriota bacterium genome segment TTGGCCCCAGCGGCGACGCTGCTGCCGCAGGTGTTGGTCTGGGTGAAGTCGCCCGAGGCGGTGATGCTGGTGATGGCGAGTGCCGAGCCGCCAGAGTTGGTCAGCGTAACAGTCTGCGCTATGCCGGCCTGTCCGACCGTTTGCCTGGCGAAGGTCAGCGATGCTGGCGACAGCGTGACCGCCGGGGTGGCAGATTTGCCCGTGCCGGCGAGGGAAATCGATTGTGGTGAATCAGCAGCATTATCGGCGACGGTAAGCGAGCCAGCTCGATTGCCTGTCGTCGTGGGCTTGAAGGTGACCGAGATTATGCAAGCGCCCCCACCTACGACGCTGCTGCCGCAGTAGTTGGTCTCGAAGAAGTCGCCCGAAGCGGAAATGCTGGTAATGGCCAGAGCGCTCGCACCGCCGTTGCTGAGGACGATCACATGCGCGGGGCTGACCGAGCCGACAACTTGGCTCGCGAAGGTGAGCGATGTGGGCGAGAACGTAGCTACCGGATTTACCTGCAGGCCCGGGCCAAAGAGAGGGACTGCTTGCGGTGAATCGGAGGCATTGTCGGTGAAGGTGAGCGTGCCGAAGCGGTTGCCCCCTGCCGTGGGTTTGAAGGTGACGGAGATTGTGCAGTTGGCTGCGGCCGCTACGCTGCTGCCGCAGGTGTTGGTTTCGGCGAAGTCGCCCGCTGTGGCAATACCGGTGATGATGAGCGCCGAACCGCCGGAGTTGGTCAGCGTAATGGCCTGAGCCGCGCTGACCTGTTCGATCTCTTGACTAGAGAAGTTCAGCGACACGGGCGATAACGAGGCTGCGGGAGGGGCAGGCGTGCCGGTGCCGGAGAGGGCAACCGACTGTGGCGAGCCGGCAGAATTGTCGGTGATGGCGAGCGCGCCGGTTCGATTACCTGTGGCCGTGGGTTTGAAGGTAATGAAGATCACGCAGTTAGCGCCGCCTGCCACGCTACTGCCGCAGGCGTTCGCCTCGGAGAAGTCGCCCGAAGTTGTAACGCTTGTAATGACAAGATCGTTCTGGCCCGAGTTGGTGAGGGTTACCTCCCGCATGGTGCTGTCCGTGCCGACCGCTTGGCTCGCAAAAGTGAGCGAAGTGGCCGAGAGCGTAGCTACGGGATTTAGCGACAAGCCCTTGCCCAAAAGAGAGACCACCTGCGGCGAATTGGGAGCATTGTCGGTAAAGGTGAGCGTGCCGGTTCTATTCCCTGTGGCCGTGGGTTCGAAGGTGATCGATACTGTGCAGTTAGCTGAGGCCACCACGCTGCTGCCGCAGGTGTTGGTCTCGGCGAAGTCGCCCGAGGCGGCAATGCTGGCAATAGTGAGTGTCAGGTCACCGGAGTTGGTCAGCGTAACGGTCTGTGCCATGCTTGCTTGTCCGACCACCTGAGCGGCGAAGCTCAGGGAAGCCGGCGAAAGCGTGGCTGCAGAAGCAAGCGTTCCCGTACCCGAGAGCGATACCGACTGTGGCGAATCGGCGGCATTGTCAGTGAAGGTGAGCGTGCCGGTCCGGCTGCCCGAAGCTGTCGGCATAAAGCTGACCGTGATGGCACAGGTGGCCCCACCAGCCACGCTGCTACCGCAGGTGTTGGTCTGGGAGAAGTCGCCGGAAGTGGTGACGTTTGTGATGGCAAGAGCGTGGGCACCGCTGTTGGTGAGCGTAACCGTTTGCGTTGGGCCAGAGGAGCCAATATACTCGCTGGCGAAGGTGAGCGAGGTGGTTGAGAGTGTCGCCACAGGATTAATCGACAAGCCCATGCCCGATAGCGCCACGGTCTGGGCCGGGATCGCCGCGGTGTCGGCCACTGTGAGCGCGCCTTTGCGAAGGCCCATTGCGGTAGGCGTAAAGGTGACGGAAATGGAGCAAGTAGCGCCGACGGCAAGACTGGTGCCGCAGTTGTTGGTTTGAGAGAAGTCCCCGGAGGTAGTGATGCCGGCGAGGGTGAGTGCAGCGCCACCGACATTTCTCAACGTTACCGACTGTGCTGTGCCGGATGCGGCAATCGCCTGCGGCTTGAAAACTAGCCCAGAGGTCGAGACGACGGCTTCCGCCGTGTCTAGCGTGGCGGCGGGAATGCTCCAGGCTCCGCGGCCATGCGTACCCGCCAGCAAAATGGGATTAGCGTTTGCGTCGACCGCGAACGCGAGGCTGAGCACAGCAGCAGCAGGGAGATTGTCACCGACGCTCAGCCATTGTTCGTTGGCTGTTCCGCCATCCGTCGCCAGAAAAACGCCCACGTCGGTGGCAACGTATATGTTCTCCGGTGCGTACGGGTCGATCAGGATGGCGTTGATTGGAACCCCGGGCAGATCACCAGCAATGTTGACCGCCGTTTTCCCCCCATCGGCGCTTTTGAACAGGTAGGCGCTCGCTCCCAGATATCCCAGGCCCCAGTAAACCGTTTGGGCGCTCCGCGGGCTGACGGCAACGGCCGAAACCGGCCCCAGCCCGTTATCGCCTGGCTGCATCTGCGTCCACACGGGCTGGGTGGAAGTGGCATCGGCATCGCTGCTGACGGTCAGCGAGCCGTCGGAGGCCCCCACATAGACCACGCCGGCGGCGTTGGGGGCTGCTGCCAGCGCATTCAGATAAACAGGCGAGGCAACCAGGTCAGCGCTGATAGCCGCCCAACCCGCGCCGGTCGATGGAGGTACAGCCGGTCCTCTCCAGACGGTGTCGCTGGTGAGCAGGTAAATGTTGCTTGAATCTGCTGGGTTCAGAACGTAGGGGACATAAAACTGAGTGCCTTCGGTGATGGTGGTATCGGTCACAACCGGCTGCCAATTGGCGCCGCCGTCGTCGGAACGCTGCAGAGACACGTCGTAGTTTTCGGTGAAAAGCTGGCTGGGATCGGCTGGGTTCGCCGCCGTGTAGCCGCCGTCACCACCCCAGACCTCGCTCCACGTCGTGCCGCTGCTTGCGGTCGCCAGCGCCGTGCCGTTGTCCTGCGAGCCGCCAAAGACGGAACCCGGCGCGCCTGGAACCGTGCTGATGCTCTCGAACTGAATCGTTCCCAGTGTGGCGTTGAGGTTCGCCCAATCGGTGCCAGCATCGGTCGTGCTCCATGCGCCGCCGTCATTGGCGATGATCCAGGACTGTGGCGACAGGCACCAGACGGCGTGCTGGTCCGGATGCACAGAACCGGTTGTGTAGGAGTTGGTGAGGTTGGTCCAGGTGAGGGTGTTCCCCGAAGAGGCGGTACCCACCCACACGTCGATGCCACCCACGATGAGCTCCGTGGTGCCGGCCGGCGCCGCAATGTACTGGTCATACCAACCCTGGTGCCCTGCGCCGTTGTAGAACAACCCGTCCGGGAGATTGAGCGAGGTCCAGGTCTGGCCCTCGTCGCCGGACTCCATGAGTCCGGTGCAGCCGGCGCAATCACTCGCACTCAGCGGCTTGCCATCGGAATCGGCAACCAGTGCGAACAGCGTCGTGCCGCGAACCGCCAGCGAGGTGCGGCCTGCGTAGGTGTCCGGTGCGTACGGATCCGGCAAATCCGCCCACGTCTGGCCCCGGTCGGTCGAACGCTCGAATTGTCCATCGAGCGTTGCGGCATAGTAGTCCTGATCGGCTGGGTCGTAGATCACATCGGATACCCAGAAGGCGCTGTACACCTGTAACCAGGTCGCGCCGCCATCGTCCGATCGCACGATACCAAGAATTGGGCTGGAAGCAGTGGCATCCCTGGTGGCTGCGCCACTATAACCGATGCCCGCAATCAGGACCTGCGGATTGGTGGGATCGACCAGCAGGCTCGATACGGCACTCCCCAGAAAGTCCACGCCCGAGCCCGTCATCCACGTCTGGCCGCCATCGGTGGACTTAAAAACCCCGTCACCGTAGTAGCTGTCTCCGCTATAGTTGGCCTCGCCCGTGCCCACATAGATCGTTGTTGGGGTGGTTGAATCGTCGAGGGCGATGCTGCCGATCGATAGGCTGGGCAGGCTGTCACCGATCGGCGTGAATGTAGGGTTGGCACCGAGCGCGTTGGTCGACAACCATAAGCCTCCGTCGGCCCCGCCGAGGTAGACCGTATTGCCGGATGAATCCTTGCCCAGATCAACGGCGATGGCCGTCAGCCGCCCGGCGACGTTGCCCCAAAATGGATCTGTCTCCGGGCGCGGGCCCAATTCCGTCCAGTCACTGCCCAGTCCTGGCAGGCCATAGGCCCCCATGGTCGCCCCTGCCACAGGACTGCGCAGCCGGGGTCGCAGCACTGGCAGGCGCCGGGCTTCCGCTACGGCTTCGTAACGGTGCGCCGCCGGCGAAATAGCGTCGCGTGAGCGCCGCGTCCGCATGAACCATTGTGCCCGCTCGGAAGGGCGATCTCCGCCTGGATACGGATTGCGCTTCGGCGTCTGTGCCATCACTGTCGCCGCCAAAAGTGACAGTACAAAGGCAACCGCTAAACCGACCTGTCCCCAATTTTCGTTCATGCGAGTGAACTATCTCCGCTTCGGCGACATGCGCCCGCCCGCGCCGCTGGCGGCCCCACCACTTTGGGCAGCGCGAGGAGGGCCGTCAACTAAGGAATTGCTTATCTGTGTATAAGGCGCGAAGAGCTGCAGAATCAGCGATTTGCGTTACTATATGAGGTCGTGCCGGCGAGGTCCCGTGCCGCACTCAGTGCGGTCGCAGCGGGATGGCTTCGATCTGCAGTTCCAGGCGCGCCTGGCTGAGCAGGGGCAGGTTGCCGGGCGCCAGACCGAACCAATCGAAGGGCTGTACGAAGCCGGGTGCTGGGTCGGCCTCGCTCGCCACCACGTGGGGGCTGCCGCCGTTGACCGCGATCCGCTCGACGGCGACTGCTTGCGCTCCGAGTGTGACGAAAAACAGGCTCCGGCTGTCGGCCGCCCACGCCAGGAAGTCGCCCACCGGGTGCGGCCAGAACGTCTGCCAGCCACGCCCTGGGTGGTCGAGATCGTAGAGCATGACCGCGGAACCAAACCCCTGCAGCGCGGCGATCCAGCGTCCGTCGGGCGACACGCGCGCGGTGCGCATCCCTGCGGATCCTGGCAGCATGGTGTCTCGCTGGCTGGTGAGATCAAGGCGGTGTACGCCGCAGGTTGTGGCCTGCGTGCACGCCACGTTGGCGTAAATCAGGCTGCGGTTGTTCGGCAGCCATGTCGGTGCCCCCTGGCCGTTCCAGGGGTTGGGACTGGGTAGCGGCTCTGGCTTTGCCTGGCCGCGGGTTGCGGCCACGTACAACCGCCAGTTGCCCTTCGGCGGCAGCGCGGAAAAAGCCAGGCGCGTACCGTCCGGCGACCAGCGCGGCAGCATCGTCTGCTCCGGTGGGCCCGCGATCGCGCGCGCCTGGCTCCCGTCCGCGCGCGCGATCCAGAGCGATCCGTCGGCGGCCCGCACATAAGCGATCTGCGTGTGGTCCGGGCTGTAATCGAGTTCACGCACGCCCGGCAACGAGCGGGTGAATCGGTGGTGTGCCGGCTGCCAGCGCAGCAGTGATGTTGCGGACGCTTCCGCGTCCCCGATTAAAAGCCGCCCCTGGTCGTCCAGCGCAGGGCCGCTTGATTCTCCATAGTTGCTGCCTGTCCACAGCACTTGCGGTGCGGCTGGTTTGCCCCCTTGCGGAGGGAGCGTCACTGCCGTCACCGACTTCATCGAGGTACTCCGGTTACCGGTTCCGAGCAGCAAACGATGTCCGCCCGGCAGCCAGGTCAGGCCCCAGGGCGATGACTGATCTTGCAACGTTACAAGGTGGCGCGGCGGGCCACCGGCGGTTGTCTCCAGCCAAATATCGACACTGGCGGCGACAAGATTCTGCGTAGCGACCGCAAGGGTGCGTCCATGCGGTGACCATGCGAGGGCTTCCGCGTCGACTCGTGGGAACTTCGCCAGCGCGTGGGCGTGCTTTCCCTGTCCGTCCGCCAGCA includes the following:
- a CDS encoding choice-of-anchor D domain-containing protein, with translation MNENWGQVGLAVAFVLSLLAATVMAQTPKRNPYPGGDRPSERAQWFMRTRRSRDAISPAAHRYEAVAEARRLPVLRPRLRSPVAGATMGAYGLPGLGSDWTELGPRPETDPFWGNVAGRLTAIAVDLGKDSSGNTVYLGGADGGLWLSTNALGANPTFTPIGDSLPSLSIGSIALDDSTTPTTIYVGTGEANYSGDSYYGDGVFKSTDGGQTWMTGSGVDFLGSAVSSLLVDPTNPQVLIAGIGYSGAATRDATASSPILGIVRSDDGGATWLQVYSAFWVSDVIYDPADQDYYAATLDGQFERSTDRGQTWADLPDPYAPDTYAGRTSLAVRGTTLFALVADSDGKPLSASDCAGCTGLMESGDEGQTWTSLNLPDGLFYNGAGHQGWYDQYIAAPAGTTELIVGGIDVWVGTASSGNTLTWTNLTNSYTTGSVHPDQHAVWCLSPQSWIIANDGGAWSTTDAGTDWANLNATLGTIQFESISTVPGAPGSVFGGSQDNGTALATASSGTTWSEVWGGDGGYTAANPADPSQLFTENYDVSLQRSDDGGANWQPVVTDTTITEGTQFYVPYVLNPADSSNIYLLTSDTVWRGPAVPPSTGAGWAAISADLVASPVYLNALAAAPNAAGVVYVGASDGSLTVSSDADATSTQPVWTQMQPGDNGLGPVSAVAVSPRSAQTVYWGLGYLGASAYLFKSADGGKTAVNIAGDLPGVPINAILIDPYAPENIYVATDVGVFLATDGGTANEQWLSVGDNLPAAAVLSLAFAVDANANPILLAGTHGRGAWSIPAATLDTAEAVVSTSGLVFKPQAIAASGTAQSVTLRNVGGAALTLAGITTSGDFSQTNNCGTSLAVGATCSISVTFTPTAMGLRKGALTVADTAAIPAQTVALSGMGLSINPVATLSTTSLTFASEYIGSSGPTQTVTLTNSGAHALAITNVTTSGDFSQTNTCGSSVAGGATCAITVSFMPTASGSRTGTLTFTDNAADSPQSVSLSGTGTLASAATLSPASLSFAAQVVGQASMAQTVTLTNSGDLTLTIASIAASGDFAETNTCGSSVVASANCTVSITFEPTATGNRTGTLTFTDNAPNSPQVVSLLGKGLSLNPVATLSATSLTFASQAVGTDSTMREVTLTNSGQNDLVITSVTTSGDFSEANACGSSVAGGANCVIFITFKPTATGNRTGALAITDNSAGSPQSVALSGTGTPAPPAASLSPVSLNFSSQEIEQVSAAQAITLTNSGGSALIITGIATAGDFAETNTCGSSVAAAANCTISVTFKPTAGGNRFGTLTFTDNASDSPQAVPLFGPGLQVNPVATFSPTSLTFASQVVGSVSPAHVIVLSNGGASALAITSISASGDFFETNYCGSSVVGGGACIISVTFKPTTTGNRAGSLTVADNAADSPQSISLAGTGKSATPAVTLSPASLTFARQTVGQAGIAQTVTLTNSGGSALAITSITASGDFTQTNTCGSSVAAGA